The Ailuropoda melanoleuca isolate Jingjing chromosome 17, ASM200744v2, whole genome shotgun sequence DNA segment agcagagagcccaactcagggctcaatcccaggaccttgggaccatgacccgagctggaggcagatgcttaacccactgagccacccaggagcccccaaaaataacaatttaagaaatatttttgtaggggcacctgggtggctcagtgggttaaacatcccactcttgatttcagctcaggtcatgatctcagggttgtgagatggagccccgagttgggctctgcaccgggtgtgaagcctgctgaagattccctttctgccccttccccacaacCCCATCTTGCAtgctcacacacgtgcacaagagtgctctctgtctctccctcaagAAAGGGGGGGcccttgagtggctcagtcagttaagcatctgagttgggctcaggtcatgatctcagagttctgggatcaagccctgggtggggctccttgctcagttgggagtctgcttctccctctccctttgcccctcccccatttctctctctctcctctcaaataaataaaaccttttaaaaaactatttttctataACTGAAGAAGATGAGCTTCTAGGTTGCAAAGACCCACTGGGTCCCCACTAAAACATTCCCGTGTAAGATTTCAGAaggctaggaaaaaaagaagattctaaaaGCTGTGCTtgggcaaagagagaaggaaaatgaaaataggcttcatgcacatttattttccagaataagaaaaatttcaGGCTTCTTAACAGCAACCGCAGAAGcttgaagaaaatggagaaatgccctcaaaattctttttttttttaatttatttatttgacagagaaagagacagccagcgagaggaaacacaagcagggggagtgggagaggaagaagcaggctcccagaggaggagtgTGATGCGCGGCTGGATCCcaattacgccctgagccgaaggcagatgcttaacaactgagccacccaggcgtcctgcccTCAAAATTCTTAGTGCAAATTATTTCCAACCTAGTATTTGATACCCAACCACAATGGCAATTAAGCACAAGGGTAGACATTTTCAGACTTATAAGGTCCcaacagttttgggtttttttagtttttatttaagtaatctctacacccaatgtggggcttgaactcacgccCCCACATGCTGACACAGTTGCATGACtttccactgagccagccaggtgccctgaggtgGCTATAAAATTATCTCCGAAGTACCCTTTCTTAAGAAGCTCCttcaaaataaactgaaaaagataaagagataGGTTGGAGATCGGTTGCAGGAAACAGGAGATCAATCCAAGAGAGGCAAAGGGAATCCCAAGACAGGTACGGAGGGAGATCCAGCAGGGAGGTCTAAAGGCTCTGTGGTGGAGCAGGTCTAAAGGCTCCACGAGAAAATTCTCaaatagaagagataaaattcctggggtgcctggctggcccaatcattaagcatctgcctttggctcagagcatgatcctggcgttctgggaccgagtcccacatcgggctcctctgatgggagcctgcttcttcctctcccactccccttgcttgtgttccctctctcgctggctgtttctctctctgtcaaataaataaataaaatcttaaaaaaaaagagagataaaattcCTTACGTGTTTGTATATATCCTTAGAACTCACTAACACAGCTAACGGAGAATTTGGGGATAAATTGGAGTACacagaaaatgaagcaaacaaacataaaggacaaagcaaatattaattccAGAAAAAACATAAGTGGTTGGGGAAAGAAAAACTATAACTATCCACatggcggggcacctgggtggctcagtcggttaagcatccaactctttatttcagctcaggtcatgatctcaggtcaggctctgtgctcagcatggagtcggcttgagagtttctctctccctctgtccctccccctgctcaccctctctctctcactctctctctaaaataaataaataaaatttaaaaaaataacttatccAAACGGCACAATTGTAAAGAGCATTCGCATAATCATAATAGTGTAAACACTAAACAGATCCAACcagaattatgaaataatatgagAAGTGTGGGATGAtgggaaatgggggtggggttggAAAAGAGAGTTAGCAGCGGGAAGTCAATATCTCATGCCTGACACAGAAGCATCAAGAAGTTGCAACATTTGCATGCTATTTTTAGTTTGAAATATACAGATGAATCCAAGACAAAACATAGTAACACAATTTAAGCATTCCATTGAAGGGATCGTCTCTGAAAAACTAAGGGAGTTGGAAGACTACTGTTTTTTCTATCAGCCTTATAGaagtatttgtttatataatataatgtatatctATCATAAAAAAAGTACTGATAACCTCATGAAAGGGGGCAGTTACAGGAGGAGGTCAGTTAAGAGACCATGGCAATTTTCAGAGATGATACTGGAAGGGGACATAGGGATGTGGATGGATTTGAAAGATGTTTTAATTATCCTTTCTCTAcgctccctttattttttttaagattttatttttttaaagtaatccctacacccaacgtggggctggaactcacaaccctgagctcgaGAGTTGTATCCCCCACCGACTGAGCCAAACAACCGCCCCTCTAtcctccctttattttatttttaaatattttatttattggggaggctggggggctcagtgggttaagagtctgccttcagctcaggtcatgatctgggggtcctggaatcgagtcctgcgttggctccctgctcaacggggagtctgcttctccctctgcctgcccctcccctgctcgtgctctctctttctctctctcgagtgcatgtgcacactctcaagtaaataaataaaatattttttaaaggtacattaaaaattaataataaatattttatttaagagagagagagctcgagttgggggagggcagagggagagagagaatctcaagcagactccttgctgagcgcagaacccgactcagggctcgatccaggaccctgagatcataacctgagccaaaatcaagagccagatgcttggggcgcctgggtggcacagcagttaagcgtctgccttcggctcagggcgtgatcccggcgttatgggatcgagccccacatcaggctcttctgctatgagcctgcttcttcctctcccgctccccctgcttgtgttccctctctcgctggctgtctctatctctgtcgaataaataaatctttaaaaaaaaaaaaaaaaagccctccccCTCAGTGCCCTCCCCTTTGTTCTCACTGCCAAGGCCAGAACCCAGGCCCTTATCACCTCATCCCGATCAGGCCCAACATCTAATAGAATCACCTCGTGGGAGGCTCATGAGGTGATGAGTGGGCAGGGGCCCAAGGCGAGGCTGTGGCTGAGAACAGAGTGATGCTGGAGTGCAGACATCCTGTGAAAACTGGCCAAGACTGGGGCCAAGGCAAGAGAATAACGTAAAAATCATAAACTCCAAAAAGCGAAGGCAACACAAGATGGGGCAACATAAATTTTGGCAATATTGCTTCCTAGTTTATGCCCTTTTCTTCTgcattacattttaaagttttaagtattctttttttttttttttctgaagacacGATACATGAGCACAgcacaaaattaagaaaatttaaagtgGCGAATGGGAAACGTTGTCCCCTGACCCCTCAGGTCCTCTCCTCGGAGGTGATGACATTCTCTCTGGTTGTTTGTGCATCTTTCCAGAAATACTGCATTCTGATGcaatttaaggttaaaaaaaaccccaccactgGATAAATTGATCATACGTAAAAAATATAAatccctgggtgcctgggtggctcagtcgataaagcctccaactcttgatttcggctcaggtcatgatctcagggtcgtgggatcgagccccctgtcaggttccatgctcagcgtggagcagGCTTGAGGATCccccccatccctctgcccctcccccagctcctgtgcctgcgctttctttctctgactctctcaaataaataaataaaattttttttaaaaagacataaatcgCTGTCAGATTGAGATGAGCCAAGGACATGAGACTGGATTTTTCTAGCTCCAATATGTGGAAGGGGTTGTCCAGCTTCATTATTTCTTGATCAAGATTGTCCTAAAGGCCCATTTGCTCTAAATTGGTTTTAAGGGCCCCAAACTGGCACCACTCAGGAAGAAGTGAGCTGTTCGGCCgaatcttactattttttttttaatttgaattttaagatgAATCTTCAATTCTCTACATTTCCATAGAAGTCTGGAGATGCTGTTTCTTATAATTTACACATTTATGTTACCTGCCTGCCCCCTTTCAGTGTCTAAATTAGGATCATTTAACCAATAGTtcatcaacaaaagaaataatatgccTCCATTAAAAGTGATGACAGATGTATGTTTAATAGCACGTGAAGATAGATGTTTCTGATAtattggggtttttaaaaagattttatttacttatttgagagagagtgagagagagcgcatgctgggggagagggagaagcaggctccccgctgagcagggagcctgatgtgaggctggattgcaggaccccaagatcatgacctgagccaaaggcagatgcttaactgactgagacacccaggcgcccttcggCATATTGGTAAAAAGTATataatcctggggcgcctggctggctcggtcagtggagcatgtaactcttgatctcggggttgtgagtttgagccccatgtcgggtgtagagctcactaaaaaaaaaataataataattatatatatatatatatatatatatatatatatatatatatatatatgttcccCTCTAATTTTCTACACggaacatgtattattttttgcaaTCATAAGGAAATGCTAagtattactaaaaataattagcAAAGCTTTCCCAGCACAGGTGATTTGTGCCCCCATTTTGGTGGCCCAGTGTGTTCAGGCTTGATAAGGAAATTGTTTCTTCAAAGGGCACTTTCATTTATATGTTGCATGGATCTATGTGAAAGGCAAGAGGTTACCATTTAACACAAGTCTGTTTATACACAGACTTAGCAGCCCAGAGCCAtgaacaattgaaaaaaaaaagtaaaatatttctatgctaagacatattttataattacttccGTACGTACAatgatttatcttttcaaaagcaattttatGTCCATTAACTTGTattctatttatcattttttaaaNGCAGCCTGCTCCATGTGCTGAGCCAGTGGGCCAGCCTCAGCCTGGGGTCCTGCACCTTGCAGTCCAGACGCTGGAGGCCTTTGTCTGGGTCCCAAAATGGGACTGACAAGCCTGATGTGCCAAGCTGGCcccttgctcttcttttctctatATTCCACAGGCCAAAGCCAACACTCCGGCCCTCCGAGGGTGAAGGTCATCTTGGGCCCTCCTTTACCCCCAGAAGcagcatcccctccccccccaccaggaGACCAGAACATTCCAAAGGGTCTCGGGGTGGCTGAAGCTTATCGAGTCACGCACTGCTCTGCCAGCACCACACTTACGGTAATTCTCCTTTATTTCTCACCCTCAACAAGGAGGTGGAAAGGCCTCTCCCTCAATTCTGCTCTGTCCATAGTTTGGGAATagcctcttccagcctctcttCCTTCAGGGAGGCCTGTGCCAGTGGACACGAGTCTCTGCGGAGTGCTTGagctggtggggaaggagagggtggaCCACGGAGATCCCCAAGGGATGGCCTCACTTTCCCGCCAACTTCCTCATGGCCTCTCCCTCGAACCGAAAGGCGTGCCAGCCCTCAGTTTCGGTCATATCCTGGGCTCCTAGGGCCTTGTACAAGGCCATGGCCCTGTGGTTCCAGTCCAGGACTGCGAGGCGGAACTGGGAACAGCCCTGATCCAGGGCCACCTGTGGGAGAAGACATCGCTGACTTTCccttccaaagagaaaaatactttttcaccCTGTGTTTGACCCCAGGGCCTCCCAGGCGCCCTTGCTTTTCCAGCGCGTCCCTCGTGGCCCCATCCCTTTCCTCACCTGAGCCACCTTCTGGATTATTTTTGAGCCAATCCCCTGACCTGTtgtggggaaagagaaacaacaaaaagagggcggggggggggggggtccgNgggggggggggggggtttccatTGAAGGGACTCAGAAGAGGCCATAGGGCTGGGGTTAGGGGGCTTGGGGATGGAGGTTGGGCTGGGGGGCTCTCCGCCCGCCCCGGGCTTCAGCCCAGTACCCCAGTACCCCGATATTCCGGCGTCACGTAGATGTCCTCCAGGTAAACGTTACGCCCCTTCCAAGTGCTGTAGGTGAAGTAATACAGCCCATAACCCACCATACGGGGCCCTGAGACGGAGACAGAAGAGGGCGCTGGGCGCCTGGGAGGGACCTCGGAGACCGCCGGGACGGGGATCCTCCGAGGCCCTGCTGGTCTTACCCTGCGGCTCCCCGGGGGCCGAGAAAACCTCCGCCACTAAACAGCGATAGGAAGGGTTCTCTCCGAAGCCATCGGCTCTCAGGGCTGCGGAGATGGCAGTTGTGGCAAAGAGACAGAGGAGCGGCCTGGGTGCCCGGCCTGGAGCTAGGGCCCCTGGGgacccatccctcccttcctcccccgccGGTGCCAGGACGCGGATGCCAGGCCCCCACCTTCTTCGCTGATCTTCACCTGGTCCGAGAGTTTCTCGTACTCGGCCAGTTCCTAGGGCAGCGGGGACAGAAGCCAGCTAAGGGCAGGGGGCCCCTCCCCCCGGCCGCCCCGACTCCCCGCTCCCCCCCAGTCCCAGGCCGCGCCGCCCGCACCCCATCTGGGGCCCCCGGTTCCGGCCCGCAGGCGTCACCCGAATCAGCCTCAAGATATGTCCACAGTCTCCCTCCTCGGCCTCGCGGATCCGCACGGAGGCCATCTCGATCCCCGCCGTCTGGGACTGAAGTCCGGGACCCTCCCCTCCCGTCCCGGAGGCAGGGGGCCCTCGACCAGGCCTACGCACCGGGCCCGGACAGCCGGGGGGCGCCGCTGGCTGGGGCCGGGGGAGTGGTGGATGCGAGGGGGGATGCTCTCGGCGCCGCACCCCTGCACCCGCCTGGAGCCCGGGGAGTGCCCGGTGAggggggcgcggggcgggggtAGTCGTCTCCGCGCCGCACCCCTGCACCCGCCCGGTTCTCGTCCCGCCAGCCAATCAGCTACCAGAGCAGGCACGCCCCGAGGCCCTAGCCCTGCCCCCCACCGCCGGCCCCGTGACTGGGCCCCCGGGCAGGGGTCAAGGCTGGACTGCCCGGTCCCTCGCTGTTGTCCCCTGGGTGTCCCAGCCTCTGTGGGTGAAACCCCGCAGTTCAAAAGTCACTTACCCCGGCCCTCCCTAAGTGAAGTGTGCAGGGACTTTCTCCTGTACCCTTCACTCTCGCTCACCCGTCCAAGCCCCCGGCGACCCTGGATGAGACCTTAGTCACCCAGGCCTGAGAGCTGTTTCCTAGGGGTCTCGAGTGGCTCCAGGTGTTCCTTCTCTCGGGCGCACTGGGATTTCTAAACGGGTCAGGGAGAGGGTGATGCGTTTCTATTGGTAGATGGTGGAATCTCGAAATAAATGGGGAGGAGGAGATAATTAGGAGTGGGGGACGGGCCTCTTCTTAGTAGCCACTAAATCACACTCAGGGACAGAACGTCCCTCCGAGGCCAGCGTCAGAGGCCTGGGAAAACACCGAGGGAGGAGGTCGGACATCAGGCGCCCTGCCTGGATTATCTCAATAAATCCTCCTTACAGCAACCCGGTAAAGTAGGTACTATTTGTCACATTGTATGAACAAGGACACTGACAAGCACCGCGGTCAGCCGGCTGGGTGTTTGCTCTTGCAGGTCTCTGGctgtagttccttttttttttttttttttttttggtttttttttttttttttgNNNNNNNNNNNNNNNNNNNNNNNNNNNNNNNNNNNNNNNNNNNNNNNNNNNNNNNNNNNNNNNNNNNNNNNNNNNNNNNNNNNNNNNNNNNNNNNNNNNNNNNNNNNNNNNNNNNNNNNNNNNNNNNNNNNNNNNNNNNNNNNNNNNNNNNNNNNNNNNNNNNNNNNNNNNNNNNNNNNNNNNNNNNNNNNNNNNNNNNNNNNNNNNNNNNNNNNNNNNNNNNNNNNNNNNNNNNNNNNNNNNNNNNNNNNNNNNNNNNNNNNNNNNNNNNNNNNNNNNNNNNNNNNNNNNNNNNNNNNNNNNNNNNNNNNNNNNttttttttttttttttttttaggattttatttatttatttgagagagagagaaatagcgaGAGGGAGCctgagaggggtggaggggcagagggagagggagaagcaggctccccgctgagcagggagccataaTGGGGCTCTAttccgggaccccaggatcatgagctgaatggaaggcagatgcttaagcgagccagcccccaggcgccccccagctgtAGTTCTGACAGAGGATGCTTCTTGGGGTGCAGGGTGGACTTGTTTCTGGACCTCAGGCCCATAGAGGCAGCGTCCCCAAGTGGGCAGAAGGCTTCAAGGACCCAGGTCAGGCTCTAGGGGAGTGTAGTGGAggacctctgtccctcccccgagTTGTCCTCAGACGGGTCAGAGGGGCCAGAGGTTCAGTGCCCGGTCTCCTGCCCCCCTTCTTCCCCCCCGGGGGCAACCTTTAACCCAACGCCAACTACGGAAAGGCTGCCTGCCCCCACACATTCTCCCCAGAGCTCTCTGAGCCACAGAGAGGACTGCAGCGGACCATGGAGTGCAGAGGCCCACTGGCCACATCTGGGTGGCTGTCGCTGCTTCTGTTGCTGCTACCACCTCCCGGCCACCAGGGACGGGCCCCGAGACATGGTCTCTCCACCCAGGTGCAGGGCTGTCGGGATGGGGCGCTCAGCGCACCTGTGTGGTTACATGATCTATGCTTTGGCTCTGCCCCGGCCCCGCTGCCTCTCCGTCCATCTCTGGCACATCCTCACTCTCgctcctttgctttctctttccgaCAGAGGGTCCAGGACCCCCCTGCCGTGCACCTCAGCAATGGCTCAGGACAAGGGCCTATCACCATCATGACTTTTGACTTCACCAAGATCAGGAAGTATGAGGTTGACCTAGCCCCCAACGGAATCCCCAaccctaccctccctccctcggATCTTCTCgttttcctgtctccctccctctccttcagcctccCACACCCTGCTTTTACCCCCAGAGGGCATGCCCCATACGTGCCTTCTTTGTCCTTCCAGAAGCTCTTCCTCCTTTGAGCTTCGAACCTGGGATCCAGAGGGAGTGATTTTTTATGGTGATACCAACCCAAAGGATGACTGGTTTGTGCTAGGACTTCGAGACGGCAGGTCTGAGATCCAGCTACACAATCAGATGGCCCAGCTCACAGTGGGCGCCGGGCCCCGGCTGGACGATGGCAGATGGCACCAGGTAAGCCAGATGCGGTCCTGGGGGTGTGTGTCCCCAGAGCTGGTCCATGGAAGGGGATCAGAAAGGAGTTTTCAGGCATCCTTTTCCCACTGTCACCTTATTCAATCCGCATAAAACCTCCATGGAATTGCTATGCTTGTCCCCAGTTTTCTGGAAGGGAGTTCTGAGACTCACGGCCAACGATGCTAGCTGGCTCCACAAGCCCATGTTCTTTCTGTTCTACTTGCCTGCTTCTGGAGAAAGTGGCGGAGGCAGGCCCCGGGGACCTCTGATTAGgctcacctccttcctccctgcaggTGGAAGTGAAGATCCTTGAGGACTCACTGGTGCTGAATGTGGATGGGGAGGAAGTGTTGCGCCTGAGACAGGTCTCTGGGCCTCTGGCCAGCAAACCCCAGCCCATCGTCAGAATTGCGGTGGGGGGGCTCCTGTTCCCCGTCTCCAGCCTCCATTTGCCGGTAACTACATCACAGGGCTGGGGACCGACCAAAGCTGTTAAAGTGTGGCTGGCTAGGTGACCGCTGGGCTCCAAGGCCACACTCTGAACGAATGCCAAGAGCCGAGAGCCAGTGGCATGAGAGTTGTGTGGGAGAGGCCAAGTGCTTGTGTCTCAGAGGGGAGTGAACTGAGGGTGAAGACGGGCCCCGATGTCTTGGTGGCGACATCCCCgcatcttcccttccctccacggCTCCAGCTGGTCCCTGCCCTGGATGGCTGCCTGCGCCGGGGTAACTGGCTGGACCCACAGGCCCAGACCTCGGGGTCAGCCCCTACTAGCAGCCTCAGGAGCTGTACCGTCCAGTCCCAGCCCGGGACCTTCTTCCCTCCCGGGACTCGTGCAGAATTCAATCTCCAAGGTAAAGGCTGTTTTTCCTTCATGGCCAGCTCTGTGTCTGCCGTCCCCTGTCTCCCTCCAGCACTAGCTCCTCCTTCCATGAATCCCCAGCCTTGAGTCCTCAGGGGGATCACTTCTCCTCCCTGCCCAAGACATCCCCCAGCCTCATGCAGAGCCCTGGGCCTTCTCTCTGGACCTGGGACTCCAGCTGGCAGCAGGCTCTGGCCCCCTCCTTGCCCTTGGGACCCCAGAAAACCCTTCTCAGCTCAGCCTCCACCTCCAAGATCAAGTAAGAGTGGGTGCTGGCTTTATTCAAGGGAGCCTGGGAGCAAGGGGGGAAATGGGGATTCCAAATTGTCCCTGTTAGGAAAGCTtaaggtggggggcggggcagagacACACCTGGAAGCTGCCCACAGCAAgcaaatgacatatttatttatttatttatttatttattagattttatatttaaggaatctctacacgcaatatggggctcgaactcacaaccccgaaatcaagagtcgcatgctctacgaaatcagccagccaggcgcccgtaCAAATGGCTTTTATCTAGATTGTATTGACTTGGGAGAGGTGTGGTTTTACAGAATATCAAGCCAGGAAAATCGAGGGAGCATTTAGGTGGTTGAAATGGTCGGCAGATAGAAGGTAGGGCACACAGGCCCCAGGAGTTGATGTGGttcaccccctccccatccttgtCCCGAACGCTTTGCAGAAGGTGGTGCTGTCCTCTGGGTCGGGGCCAGAGCTGGAGCTGCCCCTGGTCTTGGGACTCCGTCTCCGGCTGAAGCTGGCTGTGTCCGGGGTGGTCTTGAGCCAGGGGTCTGAGAAGGAGATCCTTGCTCTGCCTGCCTCGGACCTTGCCTCCCTCCTCAAGCTCTGGGTCCAGCCGCTGGGGCGCCTCTTCCTGGGGGCTCCGCCAGGTAAGACGGGGACACTCATGTTCCTCAGTGTACCGCTGGAAATAGCTAGAGGGTGGCTCAAtcgattgagcgtctgcctttggctcaggtcatgatctcagggtcctgggatcgagtcctatgtggggctccctgctcagtggggagtctgcttctccctctccctctgccgcgcccccctgcttgtgccgtctctctttctctctgtcaaataaataaataaaaaaaaatcttcaaaaaaacccccaaataaacaaaccttGAGTCAAAGAGCTGGGAAAATGGGGGGCAGCCTGTGGGTGCCAGCTGCCCTAAGCCCCCCACTCCCGGTGCCCTCTCCCTCTAGGAGAGGCTTCCGCCTCCTTTTGCTTGGATGGCCTTTGGGCACAAGGCCAGAAGCTGGACATGGACCGGGCCCTGGGCAGAAGTCAGGACATCTGGACACACAGCTGTCCCCAGGGCCCGAACAATGGCACCGACACCGCGCATTAAATCCCCACCTAAGAATCCCCTTGAATGTcgtgcattcatttattcaacaagtgtTCACTGTGCGTCTGCAATGtaccaggcaccctgctgagcagggggtcaTACTGATGACTAAAAGCCACCCTGGTTCCTGGCCTCTTGGTCCACATGgtccccccccgggggggggggcaggcatcCAGCAAAGACTCACAAGTAAGTGGATGATTGGAAACCGATAAGCACCATAAAGGGAAACATCGTGAAAGCTTGGAGACCAGGGAGCTTAACCTTGTCTGGGGGTCAAGTCCAGCTTCCTGGGAGCCATGATTTCTCAGGCTGAGATTCTAGCAGCAcccacacccacatacacacacccacacccccccacacacacacacaccagacacagGTCACTTTCTTTCCCGGCATTTACTCCTTGTGGAAATTCAGCTTTCTCCCCGCGGTAGCTGGTCCTGAGAGGtccagagggaagggaagcaatGGAATTCTGTTGTCCATGAGATGGGCCCCTGCTGTGcaaggagggagcagcagggggtgTGAGAGAGCCATAGACTCAGGGGGGCAGGAGTTCTGGGAAATGGGGTGGAAAcagcagggagaaagaagaaaggagctgAGCCAGGGGAGAAGCTGCCTGCATCTCTCCCAGTCTTGGTCCACTTGCTGCATTCCCAGACGAGTTCGTCTCTACTCCATTAACCAAGAGCTGGTTTATGCTGGTCCCAGCTGCGAAAAACAGATTCAGGAGTATCTCTGTCCTCAAAGAATATGGTAACTCAGCCCTCGGCGCCCAGACCTCGGCAGAATCCTGGTGCCCCAAACCCCTACCCCAGGTGCCCTCCTGTCTCAGCCCCTAGCTTCCCAGGGAAACCTTCaagcccaggcccccagccccctagggagccctggggctccatccctcaGTCCCCACCTCTCAATCCTCATTCTTCTCTAGAGCTgttaacccatcccccatctccAGAACCCATGGGGATCCCAGCCTCCTGGCTTCTTAAGATGATTTTCCCACCAGTCACCCTGGCAACAGGGTGAGTCACTCTTTGGACCTGCTGTCTCCTTCTGCAGGGATCACCCAGGACCTAAAGGACCCCAGGGTAAGAAAGCTCCAGGAGAG contains these protein-coding regions:
- the SHBG gene encoding sex hormone-binding globulin isoform X1 codes for the protein MECRGPLATSGWLSLLLLLLPPPGHQGRAPRHGLSTQRVQDPPAVHLSNGSGQGPITIMTFDFTKIRKSSSSFELRTWDPEGVIFYGDTNPKDDWFVLGLRDGRSEIQLHNQMAQLTVGAGPRLDDGRWHQVEVKILEDSLVLNVDGEEVLRLRQVSGPLASKPQPIVRIAVGGLLFPVSSLHLPLVPALDGCLRRGNWLDPQAQTSGSAPTSSLRSCTVQSQPGTFFPPGTRAEFNLQDIPQPHAEPWAFSLDLGLQLAAGSGPLLALGTPENPSQLSLHLQDQKVVLSSGSGPELELPLVLGLRLRLKLAVSGVVLSQGSEKEILALPASDLASLLKLWVQPLGRLFLGAPPGEASASFCLDGLWAQGQKLDMDRALGRSQDIWTHSCPQGPNNGTDTAH
- the SAT2 gene encoding diamine acetyltransferase 2 isoform X2, coding for MASVRIREAEEGDCGHILRLIRELAEYEKLSDQVKISEEGPRMVGYGLYYFTYSTWKGRNVYLEDIYVTPEYRGQGIGSKIIQKVAQVALDQGCSQFRLAVLDWNHRAMALYKALGAQDMTETEGWHAFRFEGEAMRKLAGK
- the SHBG gene encoding sex hormone-binding globulin isoform X2, encoding MTFDFTKIRKSSSSFELRTWDPEGVIFYGDTNPKDDWFVLGLRDGRSEIQLHNQMAQLTVGAGPRLDDGRWHQVEVKILEDSLVLNVDGEEVLRLRQVSGPLASKPQPIVRIAVGGLLFPVSSLHLPLVPALDGCLRRGNWLDPQAQTSGSAPTSSLRSCTVQSQPGTFFPPGTRAEFNLQDIPQPHAEPWAFSLDLGLQLAAGSGPLLALGTPENPSQLSLHLQDQKVVLSSGSGPELELPLVLGLRLRLKLAVSGVVLSQGSEKEILALPASDLASLLKLWVQPLGRLFLGAPPGEASASFCLDGLWAQGQKLDMDRALGRSQDIWTHSCPQGPNNGTDTAH
- the SAT2 gene encoding diamine acetyltransferase 2 isoform X1, which translates into the protein MASVRIREAEEGDCGHILRLIRELAEYEKLSDQVKISEEALRADGFGENPSYRCLVAEVFSAPGEPQGPRMVGYGLYYFTYSTWKGRNVYLEDIYVTPEYRGQGIGSKIIQKVAQVALDQGCSQFRLAVLDWNHRAMALYKALGAQDMTETEGWHAFRFEGEAMRKLAGK
- the SHBG gene encoding sex hormone-binding globulin isoform X3 yields the protein MECRGPLATSGWLSLLLLLLPPPGHQGRAPRHGLSTQRVQDPPAVHLSNGSGQGPITIMTFDFTKIRKSSSSFELRTWDPEGVIFYGDTNPKDDWFVLGLRDGRSEIQLHNQMAQLTVGAGPRLDDGRWHQVEVKILEDSLVLNVDGEEVLRLRQVSGPLASKPQPIVRIAVGGLLFPVSSLHLPLVPALDGCLRRGNWLDPQAQTSGSAPTSSLRSCTVQSQPGTFFPPGTRAEFNLQALSPQGDHFSSLPKTSPSLMQSPGPSLWTWDSSWQQALAPSLPLGPQKTLLSSASTSKIKRWCCPLGRGQSWSCPWSWDSVSG